In Zunongwangia sp. HGR-M22, the sequence ATATCCATTATCACCATCAATATCTGGATTATTACCAATTATATAATCTGATCCGTTAATACTTGTAGGAGTTAAACCTCTATTATTAGCAATAATTTCATCGAAATTAATTTGCCCATTATCATTAGTTTTATTGCTATAGTAACCCAAAGGACCTGTTCCTCCTCCACGACCAACAGAAGCATAAGCAACGGTTGACAATTGAGAATCACTAGACATATCCCAATCCCAGTTTAAGTTCACAACTGGTTTATGATAAAAATTAGTTCTTTCATTATAAGCTGAACCATTTCTATAACCCCAATTACTATTATAATCTCTACCATATTCTAATGCATCAGCAAGACTATTTTGGTAAGCTTGATCATGAGTTTGTGGTGCTCCAGTAAATAAAAGGTTGAAGGCATGCTCATCTGAAGGTTTATAACCCACTGAAAAGAAATATGTTAAACCTTTACCTTCAGTATTTTCATAAAAGTTACCATCTCCTTGCCAGTAAGAAAGCATATAAGTAGAAGACCAACCTAAATCGTTACTTCCTGTAGAATAATATGCAGTAGATTTGGTATAATTTCCATTAGCTATATCTTGTTGCACATATCCTTTCTCGGTATTGTTATAAGACTGCGTTACAATATTTATTGTTCCCCCTACAGAAGAAATTGCTAGCTTTGAAGCTCCAAGTCCTCTTTGAACCTGAATGGCATTAGCAATATCTCTTACACCTTGCCAGTTAGACCAGTACATGTTACCATCTTCCATTCCATTAATTGGCTGACCGTTTAATAATACAGCAGTATTACTTTGATCAAAACCACGTACTCTAACCTCTGAATCACCATAACCACCACCAGAAGTGTTGGCATAAACAGAAGGCATACTTCTTAACAACGTTGGGAATTCTTCGTTACCGGCTCTTGCCTGAATATCTTTAGAAGTTACAGTACTTACTGCTACAGGAGTTTGTCTACCAATAGCAACATCAATTACTCCAGATCCTATTACTACTACTTCCGATAAAGCATCAGCATCAGAAGCAAGCATAATATTTCCAAGATCCTGAGTTCCACCGCTAAGATCGAACTTGATATCTTTTCTTTCGAATCCAACGAATGTTACTCTTACTGTTCCAGAAGCTTTTGCAGATTCTAAAGAAAAGTTTCCATCAAAATCTGTAGTGGTACCAGTGTTAGTACCAACAATCATAACATTTGCACCGGGAAGCGGCGCATTCATTTCAGCGTCCATTACCGTACCGGTAATAGTTCCCTGAGCAAAAATTCCTACTGTAAAAAACAGCATTAATAAGGTAATTAATTTCCTCATGTGTAAAATTTGTTTGATTTGATTTTAGTTCAACGCAAAAGAAGTTATAATTCAAAAACCTGAGTTTAACGTAATGTTAAGGATTTGGATTTAACATCATTATGCGTGTCAAAACTAAAACATTTTTAAAACCCACTGAAACTGAGGGGCTAAAACTTTTAGTAGCGAGATCACTTTTGGTGTATTTTTATTCTATCTAAAATTTTAGATTCATATTAATGATATTTTATATATTTTCACGCTATATTTTTAGAGTTTACTAAGATTTGCTAGTATGTTGATAAGCTTGCCATAATTTGATTGCCATAAAAAAAAAGCACCCTTATAAAAGAGTGCTTTTTGTCAAGTACTTTATAAACGTTTATCTATTTCGCTAGGAAAACCTTTAACAGATTACTTGTAGAAGAATCATGATTTTCGATTTCTTTGCTGTCTATATCTTTTAGAATATTACTAGCTAATTGCTTACCTAATTCTACTCCCCATTGATCGTAACTAAAAATGTTCCAAATGATACCCTGCACAAAAATCTTGTGCTCGTACATCGCTACGAGTTTACCCAGACTTTCTGGAGTAAGCTTATCGATAAGGAAAGAAGTTGTTGGTTTATCTCCATCAAATAATTTAAATGGAAGCAATTCTTTAATTTCTTCTTCGCTCATTCCTTTAGAAGTAAGTTCAGCGCTAACTTCTTCTTCAGTTTTCCCTTGAAGTAAAGCTTCGGTCTGTGCAAAGAAGTTTGCCATCAGTTTTTTGTGATGATCTTTATCATCAAACAAAGATATCTTATAGCCAATAAAATCGGCTGGGATTAATTTGGTACCCTGATGAATTAACTGAAAAAAGGCATGCTGAGAATTTGTTCCCGGCTCCCCCCAAATTATTGAACCTGTTTGATAATCTACTTTATCACCATTACGATCGGTACTTTTACCGTTACTTTCCATAACCGCCTGTTGCAGATACGCTGGTAATCGGTGCAAATATTGTGAGTAAGGAATTACTGCTTCACTTTCTGCCTTATAAAAATTGTTATACCATACACTTAAAAGACCAGCAAGCACAGGTATGTTGTTTTCGAATTCAGTTTCTTTAAAATGCTCATCCATTTTTTGAGCTCCGCTTAACATCGCATCAAAATTAGGATATCCGATAGCTAAACTTATCGATAATCCAACCGCACTCCATAAAGAGAAACGACCACCAACCCAATCCCACATTGGGAAAATATTATTCTCGTCGATTCCGAATTCTTTTACTTTGGCCACGTTACTGGAAACCGCGATAAAATGTTTAGAAACCTCCTCTTCTGGAGCTGTTTTCATAAACCAGTTTCTAATCGTAGTTGCATTGGTTAAGGTTTCCTGGGTGGTAAATGATTTAGAAACAATAACAAACAACGTAGTTTCTGGATTAAGATCCTTTATAGTTTCATGTACGTGATCACCATCAACATTCGAAACAAAATGTACATTTAAGTGATTTTTATAAAACTCTAAGGCTTCCGTAACCATTACTGGTCCTAGATCTGAACCACCAATACCAATATTTACAACATCAGTAAAGCTCTTTCCGGTAAATCCTTTTCTGATGCCCTGAATAACTTCCGAAGAAAAAGCTTTAATTTTTGCCTTAACTTCTTCAACTTCATTCATTACATTTTCGCCATCAACTTTAACCTCAGCATTTTTAGAAGCGCGCAATGCGGTATGCAATACTGGTCTTCCCTCTGTTTGGTTTATCGACTCTCCTCCAAAATAAGCATTCATCGCTTCTTTAAGTCCGCATTCTTCAGCAAGATCAATAAGAAGTGATTTGGTTTCTTCTGTAATTTTATTTTTACTGAAATCTACATAAAAATCGCTCCACTTTACAGTGAATTTTGAAGCTCTATCCTGATCTTTCTCAAATAAGGATTTTAAAGAATGGTCTTTAGTCTCTGCATAGTGAGACGCTAATTTTTTCCAGGCTTGTGTTGTAGTTGGATTAATGTTTTTCATTTTTCTGGTTTTTTGGTATCAGACGATTATATCCTAAAATAATAATTCTAACCGCCAGAAACGTTTTTTAGATCTTTTTATAAGAGATATTATCTAATTCTTCTTTAAGCGGTGCTATAAAAGCGAAATATTCATCTTTCTTCTCACCTTCAATTTTCTTAGCCGTTGGTAAATTTTGGCGATAAGGATCTACCTGTTTTCCATTTACCCAAAATCGATAACACACATGTGGCCCGGTAGCAAGCCCTGTGCTTCCTACAAAACCAATAACGTCGCCCTGTTTTACGGCCTGTCCTTTTCTTACATTTCGCTTGCTCATATGCAAATATTGAGTGGTGTATTTTTTATTGTGACGTACTTTTACATAATTTCCGTTTCCAGAGGTGTAACTTGAAGCGATTACTGTACCGTCTGCAGTGGTTTTTATTGGCGTTCCAGTTGGTGCCGCGTAATCTGTACCCAAATGTGCTTTCCATCTTTTTTGAACCGGATGAAATCTTCGTCTTTGGTATCTAGAAGAAATTCTACTATAATTTAAAGGTGCTTTTAGAAAAAAGCTTTGCAAAGCTTTAGCTTCTTCATCATAAAAACTTGCTTGCCCGGTTACCGAATCGGTCTCATAATTAAACGCATAAAATGGTCTGCCCGAATGTTTAAAAACAGCTGCATCTACACTTTCTACACCGGCGAAAATCGTATCGTCGATATATTTTTCATTATAGATCATTTTAAATTGATCTCCTTTTTGAAGTTTAAAGAAATCAATACTCCACTGGTAAATATCAGATAATTGATATACCAAAAGATTACTTAATCCCTGGGCTTGCATTGCTTCAGATAAAGAAGACGTTACCACTCCAGAAACTTCTCTTCTTTTTATTGAAACAGGCTTTTTAGCACTAAATGCTGAAATGCTATCACCAATATTTACAACCGTATAATCGATTTTATTATTCTGATATATAAAATGAAGTGGCGTATGCGCCGAATCTTTAGCTTTTAAAATAAGATATTTTTTACCAGCAGTTATTCGGGCAGGGTTAAAAGTATCCTTAACGGTCTGCGAAATTTCAAAAACCTTCCCACGATCGACACCGTGACGATCCAGAATAAATCCAAAATTATCACCTCGCTCTATGGTATCTACAACCACGTCGAAATCGTCCAGAACAAAGCCATATTCTTTAACGACCGGCTTGGGTGCTGGTTTTTTAGTTTCTGCTATAGCTTGCTCTTTTTTGTCTTCTTTACATCCTGCAAAAATTAACAATAGCAGGAATAAAAAACTAAATTTCTTCAATTCTTGTTCTTATTTTTCAGTATTAAACATGTGGTTTATCCAATCTTTACCCCATTCATTATGCTCATCTTCACTCCACAATTCAGGAAAAAATGATATTTTTTGAAATCCCGGTGGTAAAAATTCTTTCCAATTTGTTCCTCCGGTTGCCTTAACCGTTTTTTTCCCTTTATCTAAATATCTATGAGCAGCACCAATATGCATAAGCAACCAGTTAACGTTTACACTGGTATCAAAAGTACGTAAAGCTTTAATTAAATTTTGATTGTTTTTATCAGTTGGCGCTAAGTTCTGATAGCAATCGTAAAGCGTATTACCTTTAACCTCATTCGCAATTCTTAAAAATCGGGGCGTATATCTTTTTTCGAACTGCTTTAAGGTTAAGGTCTTCTCACCGGTTTTAAGGTCTATACCTCCTTTTTTCCAGTAAATATTATCGAATAATTCTTCTACGGAATTATCTAAATTGAACTGTTTTCTAATTTTATATTCTACCAGATTTTGAACCGGAGTCGCATAAAATTCAATCATCCTGAATTGCGCCGACTGAAAACCGCTTGCCGGTAACAAAGCCATCCTGAATTTTAAAAACTGTTCACGCTCCATTCCTTTAATCATTACATCAAAAGAATTGATAAGCACTCTAAAATAACGATTCATCCTATTTAGCTTTTCCACAAAATATGTGGCGGTCAAATTAGGATTTTCGATTACCTGCTTTTGCTCGTGGATAATCAGCTTAAAATATAATTCGGTTATTTGATGATAGGTAATAAAAATTTCTTCATCGGGAAAATGAGTTGCCGGTTTTTGCAAGCTCAAAAGTGTATCCAGATTTATATAATCCCAGTATGTTAGATAACGATCGTAAAGCAGACCGTCTAAATAAGAACCCATATCCTGACCAGAATTTTTGAATTTCTCTTCAAGTAATTCTATTCTTTCGGCTATTTCGGGTTTAATTTCCATGCTAATCTACAATAATCCTGAAGGGATATTTTAGACCTTTATAGGCATCAAGATCTGCATCTAGAGATCCTACCGCCAGGTTGGCTTCAATTTTTAAAGGCACTTTGTTTTTATCGTCGCTTACCCAAAAAGTAAGGCTCTCTTTCTCTTTAAAAACTCTACCTGCCATTACATAAGGCCTAAACTTGAGCGCGTTAACCTTACCAAACTTTGTTTTTATGGTTTCCCGTCCTAAAAACTTCACCTTAAAATCCATATTTTCATCATCTATGAAAAGATTTAGATGAACTTCATAACCGGGCTCTAGCGCCTCCTCATTTATGTTGCTGCGAATATAGTAAAATGCCGACAACATATCATGGATATTTTCCTTTGTAGAATAGGTCTTTTTCTTATTATGCTTTTTATCATGAACATAGGCAGTATTCGACTTTTGATCGAAATCAATCTCTAAATCTTTAGTATGCCCACCTTCATCTATTTTACGGATAAATTTTAATGGTTGTCCTGTTTTGCGATCTATGTAAGTTTGGTAATTATCATCTACTTTAAAGAACCAATGCATCATTCCGGTAGATTTTCCCGTTCCAACAATATGGTAAACGGGCGTACCGCTTAAATAATCTTCATTTACCTGAAGTTCTGCATAACTGGCATTAAAGGGACCGTAATGAATTCTAAATTTGAACCACTCCCCAGCATCATAAGCAGTTTGGGCCTCATGTGATGAAAGTGCAATAAAAAAGAGGAATATCGTAATTGTAAGTTTTTTAATCATCGGTTTAGATTTGAAGTAGTTTCATTTTTGAAAGACTAACTTTTTTGAAATTTACAATTACTATTCCAAAAGTATCAAAACAAAAAACCCCATCAAATTAATGATGAGGTTTTTTGTCTTATTAACCAACTAAAACTTAAATTATGAAAAAACAAATTTGGTAACCACTCCAAAAATGCGAGCGCAAAATTCTGCAATTTCTTCCGTTAAAAAAAACCAAAAATAAACTTTAACTAAATCATTGATTTTTAAATAAAGAAGAAGCTATTTAATTTCCTATAAATCAATATTTTTCGATTAATTTAGCGTTCCTCTTAAATCTTGCTCTCTTTCTATTGCTTCAAAAAGAGCCTTAAAGTTACCTTTACCAAAAGATTGCGCTCCTTTTCTCTGGATTATTTCAAAAAACATCGTGGGTCGATCCAATACTGGTTTTGTAAAAATCTGCAGTAAATAACCTTCGTCATCTCTATCAATAAGCACCCCTAATTCCTTTAATGGCGCTAGTTCTTCATCGATTTCACCAACTCGCTCTAACACATCATCATAGTAAGTTTCTGGAACATACAGAAATTCTACTCCACGGTCACGCAAAGCTGTTACGGTTTCAATAATATTATCTGTAGCTAATGCGATATGCTGTACTCCCGCACCATTATAAAAATCGATATATTCTTCGATTTGGGACTTCTTTTTTCCTTCCGCAGGTTCGTTAATTGGAAATTTAATGCGACCATTCCCATTACTCATTACCTTACTCATTAAAGCGGTATAATCTGTAGAGATATCTTTATCATCAAAACTAACCATCTGTGCAAATCCCATCACTTTTGCATAAAATTCGCACCATTTATTCATCTCGTTCCAACCTACATTCCCCACCATGTGATCGATATATTTTAAGCCAGTTTCTGGAGATTGGGCTAGCGGAGCATACGTTCTATAACCAGGCATAAAAGGCCCTTTATAAGCGTTTCTTTCGATAAAAAGATGCACTGTTTCACCATACGTATGAATTCCAGAAAGCACTACTTTACCATGATCATCTTCTAATTCATAAGGTTCAACATAGCTTTCAGCGCCTCTCTTGGTGGTTTCCTTATAACTTTTTCTCGCATCATCTACCCAAAGCGCTACAAACTTAACTCCGTCCCCATGTTTATCGATATGCGCATTTATTTCTCCGGAAGGCTGTAAAGGAGATGTTAGTACAATCCTTATCTTTCCCTGTTGCAAAACATAAGAAACACTATCCTTCCTTCCGGTTTCTAAACCAGAATACGCCACCGGCTGGAATCCCCAGGCATGCTGATAATAATAAGCGGCCTGTTTAGCATTCCCAACATAGAGTTCTACAAAATCTGTCCCTAAGATGGGAAGAAAATCTTCGGCTTCAGGAATTACTTTTTCTAATTGTAGGGATGAATTATCTTTAGACATAATCTTAATATTCGTTATTTTTTAAATGTTTTCTATTTGTCCTCGTCTTCTAGCCAGGATCTATAATAGGTCTCATCAGCAATAGCAATCGCATCTTCGGTAAGTTTTAAAGGCTTAAACGTATCTACCATTACTGCTAATTCTTCGGTTTCGGTTTTACCGATACTTCTTTCTACAGCTCCCGGATGCGGCCCATGTGGGATTCCGGCAGGATGCAGAGAAATATGCCCTGCTTCAATATCATTTCTGCTCATAAAATCGCCATCTACATAATAGAGAACCTCATCACTATCAATATTACTATGGCTGTAAGGTGCAGGAATGCTTTCTGGATGATAATCGTATTTACGCGGGCAAAAACTACAAACTACAAAGGCATCGGTTTCAAAAGTTTGATGCACCGGTGGCGGTTGGTGAATTCTACCTGTAATTGGTTCAAAATCGTGAATTGAAAACGCATAAGGATAATTATAACCGTCGTAACCTACCACATCAAAAGGATGCGAAGCATAAATAGTATCAAAAATTTCTTCCTGCTTTTTAATTTTGATTAAAAAATCACCTTTTTCATTATTTGTTTCGAGTTCATAAGGCTGTCTTAGGTCACGTTCGCAAAATGGAG encodes:
- a CDS encoding DUF3108 domain-containing protein produces the protein MIKKLTITIFLFFIALSSHEAQTAYDAGEWFKFRIHYGPFNASYAELQVNEDYLSGTPVYHIVGTGKSTGMMHWFFKVDDNYQTYIDRKTGQPLKFIRKIDEGGHTKDLEIDFDQKSNTAYVHDKKHNKKKTYSTKENIHDMLSAFYYIRSNINEEALEPGYEVHLNLFIDDENMDFKVKFLGRETIKTKFGKVNALKFRPYVMAGRVFKEKESLTFWVSDDKNKVPLKIEANLAVGSLDADLDAYKGLKYPFRIIVD
- a CDS encoding tryptophan 2,3-dioxygenase family protein — its product is MEIKPEIAERIELLEEKFKNSGQDMGSYLDGLLYDRYLTYWDYINLDTLLSLQKPATHFPDEEIFITYHQITELYFKLIIHEQKQVIENPNLTATYFVEKLNRMNRYFRVLINSFDVMIKGMEREQFLKFRMALLPASGFQSAQFRMIEFYATPVQNLVEYKIRKQFNLDNSVEELFDNIYWKKGGIDLKTGEKTLTLKQFEKRYTPRFLRIANEVKGNTLYDCYQNLAPTDKNNQNLIKALRTFDTSVNVNWLLMHIGAAHRYLDKGKKTVKATGGTNWKEFLPPGFQKISFFPELWSEDEHNEWGKDWINHMFNTEK
- the pgi gene encoding glucose-6-phosphate isomerase, whose protein sequence is MKNINPTTTQAWKKLASHYAETKDHSLKSLFEKDQDRASKFTVKWSDFYVDFSKNKITEETKSLLIDLAEECGLKEAMNAYFGGESINQTEGRPVLHTALRASKNAEVKVDGENVMNEVEEVKAKIKAFSSEVIQGIRKGFTGKSFTDVVNIGIGGSDLGPVMVTEALEFYKNHLNVHFVSNVDGDHVHETIKDLNPETTLFVIVSKSFTTQETLTNATTIRNWFMKTAPEEEVSKHFIAVSSNVAKVKEFGIDENNIFPMWDWVGGRFSLWSAVGLSISLAIGYPNFDAMLSGAQKMDEHFKETEFENNIPVLAGLLSVWYNNFYKAESEAVIPYSQYLHRLPAYLQQAVMESNGKSTDRNGDKVDYQTGSIIWGEPGTNSQHAFFQLIHQGTKLIPADFIGYKISLFDDKDHHKKLMANFFAQTEALLQGKTEEEVSAELTSKGMSEEEIKELLPFKLFDGDKPTTSFLIDKLTPESLGKLVAMYEHKIFVQGIIWNIFSYDQWGVELGKQLASNILKDIDSKEIENHDSSTSNLLKVFLAK
- the hppD gene encoding 4-hydroxyphenylpyruvate dioxygenase, yielding MSKDNSSLQLEKVIPEAEDFLPILGTDFVELYVGNAKQAAYYYQHAWGFQPVAYSGLETGRKDSVSYVLQQGKIRIVLTSPLQPSGEINAHIDKHGDGVKFVALWVDDARKSYKETTKRGAESYVEPYELEDDHGKVVLSGIHTYGETVHLFIERNAYKGPFMPGYRTYAPLAQSPETGLKYIDHMVGNVGWNEMNKWCEFYAKVMGFAQMVSFDDKDISTDYTALMSKVMSNGNGRIKFPINEPAEGKKKSQIEEYIDFYNGAGVQHIALATDNIIETVTALRDRGVEFLYVPETYYDDVLERVGEIDEELAPLKELGVLIDRDDEGYLLQIFTKPVLDRPTMFFEIIQRKGAQSFGKGNFKALFEAIEREQDLRGTLN
- a CDS encoding homogentisate 1,2-dioxygenase; translated protein: MPFYHKLGKVPHKRHTIFKKPDGNLYYEQVFGTIGFDGMSSISYHEQRPTQVKEVKKSCSVKPLISKENNLKSYRLKGFRVQPEQDYVESRKVILTNSDVNIILAAPQKSTDNYFYKNADSDELLFIHKGSGKLRTHLGNLDFKYGDYLLIPRGTIYKLDFEDENNRLFIVESRRPIYTPKRYRNWFGQLLEHSPFCERDLRQPYELETNNEKGDFLIKIKKQEEIFDTIYASHPFDVVGYDGYNYPYAFSIHDFEPITGRIHQPPPVHQTFETDAFVVCSFCPRKYDYHPESIPAPYSHSNIDSDEVLYYVDGDFMSRNDIEAGHISLHPAGIPHGPHPGAVERSIGKTETEELAVMVDTFKPLKLTEDAIAIADETYYRSWLEDEDK
- a CDS encoding peptidoglycan DD-metalloendopeptidase family protein: MKKFSFLFLLLLIFAGCKEDKKEQAIAETKKPAPKPVVKEYGFVLDDFDVVVDTIERGDNFGFILDRHGVDRGKVFEISQTVKDTFNPARITAGKKYLILKAKDSAHTPLHFIYQNNKIDYTVVNIGDSISAFSAKKPVSIKRREVSGVVTSSLSEAMQAQGLSNLLVYQLSDIYQWSIDFFKLQKGDQFKMIYNEKYIDDTIFAGVESVDAAVFKHSGRPFYAFNYETDSVTGQASFYDEEAKALQSFFLKAPLNYSRISSRYQRRRFHPVQKRWKAHLGTDYAAPTGTPIKTTADGTVIASSYTSGNGNYVKVRHNKKYTTQYLHMSKRNVRKGQAVKQGDVIGFVGSTGLATGPHVCYRFWVNGKQVDPYRQNLPTAKKIEGEKKDEYFAFIAPLKEELDNISYKKI